A section of the Acidobacteriota bacterium genome encodes:
- a CDS encoding nuclear transport factor 2 family protein, translated as MPAKSPEDICRLFQQYMAAGDLDAVLSLYDPEAVFLKQSGEATQGRQELREQLASQSALKTRFDFTIKQVVQAGDIALMHTQWQVSEPQPMMVYAIEVARRQPDGTWRWLIGDPFTVGRKS; from the coding sequence ATGCCAGCAAAGAGTCCCGAAGACATCTGCCGCCTCTTCCAACAGTACATGGCAGCAGGCGATCTTGACGCAGTGCTGAGCCTATACGACCCAGAGGCAGTTTTTCTGAAGCAATCCGGCGAAGCCACGCAGGGCAGGCAAGAGTTGCGAGAGCAGTTGGCTTCGCAATCTGCCTTGAAGACGCGCTTCGATTTCACCATTAAGCAGGTTGTTCAGGCGGGCGACATCGCACTGATGCACACGCAGTGGCAAGTGTCGGAGCCGCAGCCGATGATGGTGTATGCGATTGAGGTCGCCCGCCGCCAACCCGATGGAACCTGGCGCTGGCTCATCGGCGACCCCTTTACGGTCGGCAGGAAGAGTTGA